A genomic region of Papaver somniferum cultivar HN1 chromosome 7, ASM357369v1, whole genome shotgun sequence contains the following coding sequences:
- the LOC113298190 gene encoding twinkle homolog protein, chloroplastic/mitochondrial-like gives MILHQSHHRPLHSLLSSSSKYFIRYTANSLLPIIQFNLLVQQHHYYHLSPKPISIYPHFWHQKSGFYTSCKASEQQSSGNVDVVNRLAALMQKLEQLGISSPSCKPGQYTHLRCHECQGGKSKEKSLSLFITPDCNTAVWNCFRGKCGSRGTIKGFENVFGSSDMISHHEKSYTKRAVMADRFANAASSGKIFHIEKSKTKRVITEESIGLEPLCKELIAYFAERMISGETLRRNAVMQKMQKSGIEAAIAFTYKRNGVLVSCKYRDINKHFWQEKDTEKILYGVDDIKGATDIIIVEGEIDKLSMEEAGILNCVSVPNGAPSKVSNKELPPENEDKYYQYLWNCKEYFGKASRIILATDADQPGQALAEELALRLGRERCWRVRWPKKISGDVCKDANEVLMFLGPHALKEMIEQAEFYPKEKIES, from the exons atgattcttcatcagtCGCACCATCGTCCACTACACTCTCTTCTGTCCTCATCCTCGAAGTATTTCATTAGATATACAGCTAATTCCCTGTTACCAATCATCCAATTTAATCTACTAGTACAGCAACATCATTATTATCATCTTTCACCAAAACCAATTTCCATTTATCCCCATTTCTGGCACCAAAAATCTGGGTTTTATACTTCTTGTAAGGCCAGTGAACAGCAATCTAGTGGGAATGTAGATGTAGTTAATAGATTGGCAGCTTTGATGCAAAAATTAGAGCAGCTAGGGATTTCTTCACCTTCTTGCAAACCTGGCCAGTACACTCATTTGAGGTGCCATGAGTGTCAGGGTGGGAAATCCAAGGAGAAATCACTATCTCTTTTCATCACACCTGATTG CAATACTGCAGTGTGGAACTGCTTCAGGGGAAAATGTGGATCAAGAGGCACAATTAAG GGCTTTGAAAATGTCTTCGGATCGTCTGACATGATTTCCCATCATGAGAAAAGTTACACCAAGAGAGCTGTTATGGCAGACAGATTTGCAAATGCGGCATCCTCTGGCAAGATTTTCCATATTGAAAAGAGTAAAACCAAGAGAGTTATCACGGAGGAGAGCATTGGACTCGAACCATTATGCAAGGAG CTAATTGCCTACTTTGCAGAGAGAATGATATCTGGAGAAACTCTCCGGAGGAATGCCGTCATGCAAAAAATGCAAAAATCTGGTATCGAG GCTGCAATTGCTTTTACCTATAAACGAAATGGAGTGCTTGTTAGCTGCAAATATCGAGATATTAACAAACACTTTTGGCAG GAGAAGGATACTGAGAAAATACTGTATGGAGTCGATGATATAAAAGGTGCCACTGATATTATAATT GTTGAGGGTGAAATTGATAAGCTTTCAATGGAGGAAGCTGGAATTCTTAATTGTGTCAGTGTTCCTAATGGGGCACCTTCCAAGGTTTCCAATAAAGAGTTACCTCCTGAAAATGAG GACAAATACTATCAGTACTTGTGGAACTGCAAAGAATACTTTGGAAAG GCATCTCGTATTATTCTTGCAACCGATGCAGATCAACCTGGCCAAGCCTTAGCGGAAGAACTTGCACTTCGTCTTGGAAGAGAAAG GTGTTGGCGAGTCAGATGGCCAAAGAAGATTAGTGGCGATGTTTGTAAAGATGCAAATGAG GTGCTTATGTTTTTAGGACCACATGCACTGAAGGAAATGATTGAACAAGCTGAATTCTATCCAAAAGAGAAAATAGAGTCATGA